A single region of the Caballeronia insecticola genome encodes:
- a CDS encoding ABC transporter ATP-binding protein: protein MSVLSRRTKISVVSRDTGSQDAERVQARLTDVTRIYPDASGKAPFHALGPVSLELRAGEFFSVVGPSGCGKSTLLDVLAGLNPASGGTVEFEGQPVGREVPDGVAVVFQEDASFPWLNVFDNAAFAARRAGVPESEVRERVDHALSFMGLKSFARAYPAQLSGGMRQRVCIARAMVVRPRLMLLDEPFGALDQQTRLLMGDETLKLWRDTGATVMLITHSIDEAVLLSDRIGVMSACPGRFIATIETGWSRLRDSKIALDARFGELTAQVWGLLRDEALKALGSQS, encoded by the coding sequence ATGAGTGTGTTGTCACGTCGCACGAAAATATCGGTCGTATCGCGCGATACCGGGTCGCAAGACGCGGAGCGCGTGCAGGCGCGTTTGACCGATGTCACGCGCATCTATCCGGATGCGTCCGGCAAGGCGCCGTTTCATGCACTCGGCCCCGTGAGTCTCGAATTGCGTGCGGGTGAGTTCTTCTCGGTCGTGGGCCCATCCGGATGCGGCAAATCCACCTTGCTCGATGTGCTCGCCGGCTTGAATCCCGCGAGCGGCGGCACGGTCGAGTTCGAAGGGCAGCCTGTGGGGCGTGAAGTGCCCGATGGCGTCGCGGTCGTCTTTCAGGAGGACGCAAGCTTTCCCTGGCTCAACGTGTTCGACAACGCAGCCTTTGCCGCGCGTCGTGCGGGCGTGCCTGAAAGCGAAGTACGTGAACGCGTCGATCATGCGCTGTCGTTCATGGGGTTGAAGTCGTTCGCACGCGCTTATCCCGCGCAGCTCTCGGGCGGCATGCGTCAGCGCGTGTGCATCGCGCGTGCGATGGTCGTGCGTCCGCGTCTCATGCTGCTCGATGAACCCTTTGGCGCGCTCGATCAGCAAACGCGTCTTCTGATGGGCGATGAAACGCTCAAGCTCTGGCGCGATACCGGCGCGACCGTCATGTTGATTACGCATTCCATCGACGAGGCCGTGCTGTTGTCGGATCGCATCGGCGTGATGTCCGCGTGTCCGGGACGTTTTATCGCAACGATAGAGACGGGCTGGTCGCGACTGCGCGACAGCAAGATCGCGCTCGACGCACGTTTCGGCGAACTCACCGCACAAGTGTGGGGCTTGCTGCGCGATGAGGCATTGAAGGCGTTGGGGAGCCAATCGTGA
- a CDS encoding ABC transporter substrate-binding protein, protein MFSLGKVGRIARSVCLLALVSAASVQAAPLTVTHWGDGMYGVPFAVAMEKGYFKEEGVDVTGFITSEGGGTTVRNAMASEIPYGEVALPAAISAVKQGVDLTIVHGGVQSLADLVWVELKNGTITNIQQMKGKTIGYSSPKSTTDTVVTIALDRAGLTGQVQRKPVGSSSGMLTSLQQGAVDVAYMTEPSYSAKKDQLRIAFRSMDIVPNETQTVGIVRTDYLKAHPEVIRGIIKARRKAVQYIAAHREESAQILAKQYKMEPAVAASAINNVLDSDPKYWSEGSFDRKGMEEVLKGLILVKAIPEGPFDWSKIVDESLLPADLQTKK, encoded by the coding sequence ATGTTTTCGCTTGGAAAGGTCGGGAGAATCGCGCGCAGTGTTTGCTTGCTTGCTTTAGTGAGTGCCGCGAGTGTGCAGGCCGCGCCGCTCACGGTCACGCACTGGGGCGACGGCATGTACGGCGTTCCCTTCGCAGTCGCAATGGAAAAGGGCTATTTCAAGGAAGAAGGCGTGGACGTGACGGGCTTCATCACGTCTGAAGGCGGCGGCACAACGGTGCGCAATGCGATGGCCTCCGAGATTCCTTACGGCGAGGTCGCGCTGCCCGCGGCAATCTCTGCGGTCAAGCAAGGCGTCGATCTGACCATCGTGCATGGCGGCGTGCAGAGTCTGGCCGATCTCGTGTGGGTCGAGCTGAAGAACGGCACGATCACCAATATTCAGCAGATGAAGGGCAAGACAATCGGCTATAGCAGCCCGAAATCGACGACCGATACAGTCGTGACGATCGCGCTCGATCGCGCGGGCCTGACGGGGCAAGTGCAGCGCAAGCCGGTTGGCAGTTCGAGCGGCATGCTGACATCGCTGCAACAGGGCGCGGTCGATGTGGCCTACATGACCGAACCATCCTATAGCGCGAAGAAAGATCAGTTGCGCATTGCGTTCCGTTCGATGGATATCGTGCCGAACGAAACGCAGACGGTCGGCATCGTGCGCACGGATTATCTGAAGGCACATCCCGAAGTGATACGCGGCATCATCAAGGCGCGACGCAAGGCGGTGCAATACATCGCCGCGCACCGCGAGGAATCGGCGCAGATCCTGGCGAAGCAATACAAGATGGAACCGGCCGTAGCCGCATCGGCGATCAATAACGTGCTCGACTCCGATCCGAAGTACTGGAGCGAAGGCAGCTTCGATCGCAAAGGCATGGAGGAAGTGCTCAAGGGCCTGATTCTCGTGAAGGCGATTCCCGAAGGTCCGTTCGACTGGTCGAAGATCGTCGATGAATCGCTGTTGCCCGCCGATCTGCAAACCAAGAAGTGA
- a CDS encoding GntR family transcriptional regulator, translated as MDERVKAVTSERLADETKPARRNTTELAYRELRRRIIESELTPGSYLLEQELGLMLGFSRTPIREAALRLQGEGLVQIVPRHGIRIVPTSISDIKHIYQVLISLESTAAALVAGMTGADLTPLVDACKTMTDAFERGDMLAWAAADEVFHETLVTMSGNARLRGIVMNCRDQVHRVRRFTQMVKPHPQPLKSIEEHYAIIDAMRCGDAAKASDLYRAHRERGWRNQTNVLQQYGIQQA; from the coding sequence ATGGACGAGCGCGTCAAAGCAGTAACGAGCGAAAGGCTTGCCGACGAGACTAAACCCGCCAGACGCAACACGACCGAGCTGGCCTATCGCGAGCTGCGGCGCAGGATTATCGAAAGCGAGCTTACGCCGGGGTCGTATCTGCTCGAGCAGGAATTAGGGCTCATGCTCGGCTTCAGTCGCACCCCAATTCGCGAGGCTGCGCTGCGTTTGCAAGGCGAAGGCCTCGTGCAGATCGTGCCCCGTCATGGCATTCGTATCGTTCCCACTTCCATATCGGACATCAAGCACATTTATCAGGTGCTGATCAGCCTTGAATCGACGGCGGCGGCACTCGTCGCGGGCATGACAGGCGCTGATCTCACGCCGCTCGTGGATGCATGCAAGACCATGACCGATGCGTTCGAGCGCGGCGATATGCTCGCCTGGGCCGCCGCCGACGAGGTCTTTCATGAAACGCTCGTGACCATGAGCGGCAATGCGCGCCTGCGCGGCATCGTCATGAATTGCCGCGACCAGGTGCATCGCGTGCGGCGCTTTACGCAGATGGTCAAGCCGCATCCGCAACCGCTCAAGTCGATCGAGGAGCATTACGCCATCATCGACGCCATGCGTTGCGGCGATGCAGCGAAGGCAAGCGATCTATATCGCGCACATCGCGAGCGGGGCTGGCGCAACCAGACTAACGTGCTGCAGCAATACGGCATTCAGCAAGCCTAA
- a CDS encoding GntR family transcriptional regulator — MAPAPTAEAIIKPREKSTDTVYLALREKILSNELRPGTQMLEQELVHLFGVSRTPVREALIRLQNERLVLIVPRHGVRVRNISMADIEEAFQVQTSLEATAAVAVAARKPGARELKTLEKACNEMDRAFAKDDRDAWANAHESFYVRLVELSENPRLVQIVGECSDQVRRARESTLRLIPLDESQAKSLRAVIDALRQGDAQTAQTLCRENRTRNLTMQIETLQRFRILDV; from the coding sequence ATGGCTCCAGCCCCGACCGCCGAAGCGATCATCAAGCCGCGCGAGAAATCGACCGACACAGTTTATCTAGCGTTGCGGGAAAAAATCCTGAGCAATGAATTGCGGCCAGGAACGCAAATGCTTGAACAGGAGCTCGTTCACTTATTCGGCGTGAGCCGCACACCCGTGCGCGAGGCGTTGATTCGTCTGCAGAACGAGCGTCTGGTACTGATTGTTCCGCGCCACGGCGTGCGCGTGCGGAATATTTCCATGGCGGATATCGAAGAAGCGTTTCAAGTGCAAACGAGTCTTGAAGCGACAGCCGCGGTGGCCGTCGCGGCCCGAAAGCCCGGCGCAAGAGAGTTGAAGACGCTTGAAAAGGCGTGCAACGAAATGGACCGCGCCTTTGCTAAAGACGATCGGGATGCGTGGGCTAACGCGCACGAATCGTTTTATGTGCGTCTCGTCGAACTGAGCGAGAATCCGCGCCTCGTACAGATTGTCGGCGAATGTTCAGATCAGGTGCGCCGCGCCCGAGAATCGACGCTGCGGCTCATTCCGCTGGACGAGTCGCAGGCCAAGAGTCTGCGCGCGGTCATCGATGCTTTGCGGCAAGGCGATGCGCAAACGGCTCAAACGCTCTGCCGCGAAAATCGCACACGCAATCTCACGATGCAGATCGAAACATTGCAGCGATTCAGGATTCTCGACGTCTAA
- a CDS encoding universal stress protein, which translates to MYQHILVAVGPSFSEAALSTAIERARDCNARLTLLHVIVSSPWWSGWQADSLCDTPAIVNRFALTIRRNCEKMLQCAGMRAEWRTRTLPGSGRSIGRVIAKEAERLDADLVVLGASKSVFFNVGLTHVRNVVCRNTDREVLIASERGVVNAHVIEMRDAPSHSYHA; encoded by the coding sequence ATGTACCAGCACATTCTCGTCGCCGTGGGACCGAGCTTTAGCGAAGCCGCTTTGTCGACCGCCATCGAGCGCGCACGCGACTGCAACGCGCGTCTCACCCTGTTACACGTGATCGTTTCGTCGCCGTGGTGGTCTGGCTGGCAAGCGGACAGCCTTTGCGATACGCCTGCGATCGTCAATCGATTCGCGCTTACGATTCGTCGAAACTGCGAGAAGATGCTGCAATGCGCGGGCATGCGGGCCGAATGGCGGACCCGCACGCTGCCCGGCAGTGGGCGCAGCATCGGCCGCGTGATTGCCAAAGAGGCCGAACGTCTCGACGCCGATCTGGTCGTGCTCGGCGCGAGCAAGAGCGTGTTCTTCAACGTGGGTCTGACTCATGTGCGCAACGTCGTATGTCGAAATACGGATCGGGAAGTGCTGATCGCTTCGGAACGCGGCGTTGTGAACGCGCACGTGATCGAAATGCGGGATGCGCCTTCGCATTCGTATCACGCGTGA
- a CDS encoding LysR family transcriptional regulator: protein MDNRELLNLAYLRAFRLVAQTGSATRAAAALFRAQSAVTRSLQELEAAVGETLLERRPSGMLPTPAGRAVLLRCQRIFAELEELAQWCSARQSRRRTATGGALPAFLLNTRRLQLFSALARHRHMPSAAQTLGLSQPAVSSAIRIMETGAGMQLFYRSPRGLLLTSEGETFVLHVRRALNELRHIPDDLAALRGTIQGYVTVGALPLGRTLILPGAIARVAARYPGVRIVTDESAYETLVAGLRAGDIDFVLGALRQNDVSSGLINERLMSEEIVVLARRGHPLADKDGLSLKDLISAQWILPRSHAPARGMFEAQFKRAKLKPPMPTVETADLAVIRGLLMHTDMLAAVSAQQLHYECEAGQLVVLDIAMQGSRREIGLTLRAGGTPSPAARAMIDAIRLTVDELGHTMRRESASIAKSAV from the coding sequence ATGGACAATCGCGAACTGCTCAATCTCGCTTACTTGCGCGCGTTCCGGCTCGTTGCGCAAACGGGCAGCGCCACGCGCGCCGCGGCCGCGCTTTTTCGCGCGCAATCGGCGGTCACACGTTCGCTGCAGGAACTCGAAGCAGCCGTCGGCGAGACCCTGCTGGAACGCCGTCCATCAGGAATGTTGCCGACGCCAGCAGGCCGCGCAGTGCTGTTGCGTTGCCAACGGATTTTCGCGGAACTCGAAGAACTGGCGCAGTGGTGCTCGGCGCGCCAGTCGCGCCGTCGGACCGCAACGGGTGGAGCATTGCCCGCCTTTCTGCTCAACACGCGGCGTCTGCAACTCTTTTCGGCGCTCGCGCGTCATCGTCACATGCCGAGCGCGGCTCAGACGCTTGGGCTCAGTCAGCCTGCGGTGAGCAGCGCGATCCGCATCATGGAGACGGGCGCGGGCATGCAATTGTTTTATCGCAGCCCGCGCGGACTTTTGCTCACGAGCGAAGGCGAAACCTTCGTATTGCACGTGCGCCGCGCGCTCAATGAACTCAGGCACATTCCCGACGATCTCGCCGCTTTGCGCGGCACGATTCAAGGTTACGTGACGGTGGGCGCGCTGCCGCTTGGCCGAACCTTGATCCTGCCGGGGGCGATAGCGCGCGTGGCGGCCCGATATCCGGGCGTGCGCATCGTGACCGACGAGAGCGCGTATGAAACGCTCGTCGCGGGACTGCGTGCCGGCGACATCGACTTCGTGCTTGGTGCGCTGCGCCAGAACGATGTGTCGAGCGGACTCATCAACGAACGTCTCATGTCGGAGGAAATCGTGGTGCTTGCACGGCGCGGACATCCGCTCGCCGATAAGGACGGACTGTCGCTCAAGGACCTGATATCCGCGCAATGGATTTTGCCGCGCAGCCACGCACCCGCGCGCGGCATGTTTGAGGCGCAATTCAAGCGAGCGAAGCTCAAGCCGCCGATGCCGACCGTCGAAACCGCCGACCTTGCAGTCATTCGCGGTTTGTTGATGCATACGGACATGCTCGCCGCCGTATCCGCACAACAACTTCACTACGAGTGCGAAGCCGGGCAACTCGTGGTGCTCGACATCGCCATGCAAGGATCGCGGCGTGAAATCGGCCTGACGCTGCGCGCGGGCGGCACGCCGTCGCCGGCGGCGAGAGCGATGATCGATGCGATCCGTCTCACCGTCGATGAACTCGGTCACACGATGCGCCGCGAATCGGCGAGCATCGCAAAGAGCGCGGTTTGA
- a CDS encoding O-methyltransferase gives MNEQQWIAMDEYLCERTQAPDEALEAALRESAHAGLPAINVAPNQGKLLHMLARLRGARRILEIGTLGGYSTIWLARALPANGTLLTLEAVERHADVARKNIERAGLSGVVSVIVGDAVDTLESFIRDGIPPFDFIFLDADKQTYPTYLTLALRLSRPGTVILADNVIRGGRVAETNSTDPDVIGVRAFLDMLATSPRLSSTALQTVGSKGWDGFSLSIVAD, from the coding sequence ATGAACGAGCAGCAATGGATCGCGATGGACGAATACTTGTGCGAGCGTACGCAAGCACCGGATGAAGCGCTCGAAGCCGCCTTGCGGGAAAGCGCGCACGCAGGCCTGCCCGCTATCAACGTCGCACCGAATCAGGGCAAGTTGCTGCACATGCTGGCTCGCTTGCGCGGCGCACGGCGTATTCTGGAAATCGGCACGCTCGGCGGTTACAGCACGATCTGGCTTGCACGCGCTTTGCCTGCCAACGGAACGTTGCTCACGCTCGAAGCTGTCGAACGACATGCCGACGTTGCGCGAAAAAATATCGAGCGCGCAGGTTTGTCCGGTGTGGTTTCGGTGATCGTCGGAGACGCGGTCGATACGCTCGAATCATTTATACGCGACGGTATCCCGCCATTCGATTTCATCTTTCTCGACGCCGACAAGCAAACCTATCCGACGTACCTGACTTTGGCGCTGCGTCTGAGTCGCCCCGGCACGGTGATTCTCGCGGACAACGTGATCCGCGGCGGCCGCGTGGCAGAGACCAATAGCACCGATCCCGACGTGATCGGCGTGCGTGCCTTTCTCGACATGCTGGCGACCAGCCCGCGCCTTTCATCGACCGCGCTTCAAACGGTAGGCAGCAAAGGCTGGGACGGCTTTTCGCTTTCGATCGTCGCCGATTGA
- a CDS encoding RNA polymerase sigma factor has product MDIRDELKEHIPRLRRYARALLNNRELADDLVQDTIERALLRIGMFEAGTDLRAWLFTIMHNVFVNQIRKASARAAHVSIDDDVMREREFTVSANQIRSLEVRDLDFALQRLPAEQREVVLLVGLEEMSYAEVAIALDIPMGTVMSRLSRGRERLRALMAGTQPDAKLKVVR; this is encoded by the coding sequence ATGGACATCCGCGACGAACTGAAGGAGCACATTCCCAGATTGCGGCGCTATGCGCGCGCGCTGCTGAACAATCGGGAACTCGCCGACGATCTCGTGCAAGACACGATCGAGCGCGCCCTGTTGCGTATTGGGATGTTCGAAGCGGGAACCGATCTGCGCGCGTGGCTCTTTACTATCATGCATAACGTGTTCGTCAATCAGATACGCAAGGCTTCCGCGCGCGCGGCGCACGTCTCCATCGACGACGACGTCATGCGTGAGCGCGAGTTCACCGTGTCGGCCAATCAGATCCGCTCACTTGAAGTGCGCGATCTCGACTTTGCATTGCAGCGTTTGCCCGCCGAGCAGCGCGAGGTCGTTCTTCTCGTCGGCCTCGAAGAGATGAGTTATGCGGAGGTGGCGATCGCGCTCGATATTCCCATGGGCACCGTGATGTCGCGCCTGTCTCGCGGACGCGAACGGCTGCGCGCGTTGATGGCGGGCACTCAGCCCGATGCGAAGTTGAAGGTGGTGCGATGA
- a CDS encoding anti-sigma factor family protein: MNDPQTPISEEDIHAYVDGVLSAERRAQVERAIELNPALAARVSDYFSLNNMFHERYDRVLNEPVPARLRTLRKPRWFSAANWPQFAGMAAALVAGVGIGVGMNMGKDAMSLPGTGISNTRLASADGAEGMARQAAIAHVVYMPAVDRPVDIGKDREQDFVQYLLNKLGTDVHPPMLTRSGFELMGGRILPGDNGPVAQFMYRDAKGERVTLCISHRKTSTNTTAFKLYQDGPVNVFYWIDGDFAYAVSGGIDRNVMLEVAHDVYAQLTPSTPG, encoded by the coding sequence ATGAACGACCCACAAACTCCGATCAGCGAAGAAGACATTCACGCCTATGTCGACGGCGTGCTCTCGGCTGAACGCCGCGCGCAAGTCGAGCGAGCGATCGAACTCAATCCCGCGTTAGCCGCGCGCGTAAGCGATTATTTCTCGCTCAATAACATGTTTCATGAACGGTATGATCGCGTGCTTAACGAACCCGTGCCCGCGCGTCTGCGCACGCTCAGGAAGCCACGCTGGTTTAGCGCCGCGAACTGGCCGCAATTCGCCGGCATGGCCGCGGCACTGGTTGCGGGCGTCGGTATAGGCGTCGGCATGAACATGGGCAAGGACGCGATGTCGTTGCCGGGAACCGGCATATCGAATACACGCTTAGCGAGCGCGGACGGCGCCGAAGGCATGGCGCGTCAGGCCGCGATCGCGCATGTCGTGTATATGCCGGCGGTCGATCGGCCCGTCGATATCGGCAAGGACCGCGAGCAGGACTTCGTTCAATATCTGTTGAACAAGCTCGGCACCGATGTGCATCCGCCCATGCTCACAAGGAGCGGCTTTGAACTAATGGGCGGACGCATACTTCCCGGCGACAATGGACCGGTCGCGCAGTTCATGTATCGCGATGCCAAGGGCGAGCGCGTCACGCTATGCATTTCTCATCGCAAAACAAGCACCAACACGACTGCGTTCAAGCTCTATCAGGACGGACCGGTGAACGTCTTCTACTGGATCGATGGCGATTTCGCGTATGCAGTGTCGGGCGGTATCGATCGCAACGTGATGCTTGAAGTCGCGCACGATGTCTATGCCCAACTGACGCCATCGACGCCAGGTTGA
- a CDS encoding SulP family inorganic anion transporter: MNSANRMNALPRDLFAGTVVFLVAMPLCLGIANASGVEPFAGLLSGIIGGLVVALLSGSHLSVSGPAAGLIVIVVDGISGLGSFSAFLLAVLLSGAIQFGFGMLKAGRFAAYVPSSVIKGMLAAIGLLLVIKQIPLAAGFANEGAPAASGPGMLSTSFGPVSMAACAVAVVSLAMLAGWETRALRRFKWVRAVPAPLAVVAFGIGVTLLLDRFAPGFAPPAQHRVALPSLESFGAFTDALALPNFSQFVNPDVWRLALTLAIVASLETLLSLEAVEQLDPKKRAAHPDRELKAQGIGNMMAGAIGALPITSVIVRSSANVHAGAQSRWSSFVHGALLLASVFALTSVINLIPLACLAAILIFTGLKLAKPSLFAAVAKQGMERFAPFVTTIAGVLLTDLLIGILLGIACSLALAVRANLKRPITIAQHDDHYLLSFRKDVSFLGKVTLKHHLRAIPDGATVIVDASRADYIDPDVREEIEKFVDAAPARGMHVECRKLPGVLAPRGRWLGLARQRMTSE; encoded by the coding sequence ATGAATTCCGCTAACCGCATGAACGCTTTGCCGCGCGATTTATTCGCGGGCACAGTCGTGTTTCTCGTTGCGATGCCGTTATGTCTAGGCATTGCCAATGCTTCGGGCGTCGAACCCTTTGCCGGGCTATTGTCCGGGATCATCGGCGGTCTTGTCGTCGCGTTGCTGAGCGGCTCGCACTTGAGCGTGAGCGGCCCGGCGGCAGGCTTGATCGTGATCGTCGTCGACGGTATAAGCGGCCTCGGCAGTTTCTCCGCGTTTCTATTGGCCGTGCTGCTTTCGGGCGCGATCCAGTTCGGCTTCGGCATGTTGAAGGCAGGGCGCTTTGCCGCTTACGTACCTTCGTCGGTCATTAAAGGCATGCTCGCGGCCATCGGCCTTTTGCTCGTCATCAAGCAGATTCCGCTTGCCGCGGGTTTCGCCAATGAAGGCGCACCGGCAGCAAGCGGTCCGGGCATGCTAAGCACGTCGTTCGGCCCGGTATCGATGGCGGCGTGCGCGGTCGCTGTCGTATCGCTGGCCATGCTGGCAGGCTGGGAAACGCGCGCGCTGCGTCGCTTCAAGTGGGTGCGCGCAGTGCCTGCACCGCTTGCGGTGGTCGCGTTCGGCATCGGCGTGACGCTGCTGCTCGACAGGTTCGCACCGGGCTTTGCGCCGCCCGCGCAACATCGCGTAGCCTTGCCGTCGCTTGAATCGTTTGGCGCATTTACGGATGCGCTTGCTTTGCCGAATTTTTCCCAGTTCGTCAATCCCGATGTATGGCGGCTTGCCCTGACGCTTGCGATCGTTGCGAGTCTGGAGACGCTTCTTAGCCTGGAAGCGGTCGAGCAACTCGATCCTAAAAAGCGCGCGGCACATCCTGATCGCGAATTGAAGGCACAGGGTATCGGCAACATGATGGCCGGCGCGATCGGTGCATTGCCGATTACGTCTGTCATCGTGCGTAGCTCGGCGAACGTGCATGCGGGCGCACAGAGCCGCTGGTCGTCGTTCGTGCATGGCGCGCTTTTGCTCGCGAGCGTGTTTGCGCTGACGAGCGTCATCAACCTGATTCCGCTTGCGTGTCTCGCGGCCATCCTGATCTTTACGGGTCTCAAGCTCGCCAAGCCCTCGTTGTTCGCAGCCGTTGCGAAGCAGGGCATGGAACGCTTTGCGCCGTTCGTTACGACCATCGCGGGCGTATTGCTAACCGATCTGCTCATCGGTATTTTGCTTGGCATCGCGTGCAGTCTCGCGCTTGCCGTGCGCGCCAACCTTAAGCGCCCGATCACGATCGCGCAGCATGACGACCACTACCTTCTATCGTTTCGCAAGGACGTATCGTTTCTTGGCAAGGTGACGCTTAAACATCATCTGCGCGCAATTCCGGATGGCGCGACGGTAATCGTCGATGCATCGAGAGCGGATTACATCGACCCGGACGTGCGCGAGGAAATCGAGAAATTCGTCGACGCAGCGCCAGCGCGTGGCATGCATGTGGAATGCAGAAAGCTGCCGGGCGTCTTAGCGCCGCGCGGCCGATGGCTCGGTCTCGCGAGACAGCGCATGACATCGGAGTGA
- a CDS encoding carbonic anhydrase — MNRPKRMLLENISWAREAAHADAQFFPRLAQVQSPKVLWIGCSDSRVPAETITNANPGDLFVHRNIANLFSPSDDNTMSVLEYAVRVLKVDHVIVCGHYGCGGVRASLLPLSSDLPHVNRRIAPLCALSERHREELESFTELDARANRLAEMNVLEQVRLLRQTAIVRDRDEPPLVHGWIFGLHDGHINVLASGYDHARKTKDDARLTHASLEAV; from the coding sequence ATGAATAGACCCAAACGCATGCTGTTGGAAAACATTTCCTGGGCGCGCGAAGCTGCGCATGCCGATGCCCAATTTTTTCCACGATTAGCGCAGGTGCAAAGCCCCAAAGTATTGTGGATCGGCTGCTCGGATAGCCGCGTCCCTGCCGAAACAATTACGAACGCTAATCCTGGCGATCTTTTCGTTCATCGCAATATCGCCAATCTATTTTCGCCCTCCGATGACAACACGATGAGCGTGCTGGAATACGCGGTGCGCGTGCTGAAAGTCGATCACGTGATCGTGTGCGGCCACTATGGATGTGGCGGCGTGCGCGCGTCACTGCTGCCTTTGTCGAGCGACTTGCCGCACGTGAATCGCCGGATCGCGCCGTTGTGTGCGCTAAGCGAGCGGCATCGCGAAGAGCTCGAATCCTTCACCGAACTCGATGCGCGCGCAAATCGCCTTGCCGAAATGAACGTGCTGGAGCAAGTGCGTTTATTGCGGCAGACCGCCATCGTGCGCGATCGCGACGAGCCTCCGCTTGTGCATGGCTGGATCTTCGGTCTTCATGACGGCCACATCAACGTGCTGGCCTCCGGCTATGACCATGCACGCAAGACGAAGGACGACGCGCGCCTGACGCACGCATCGCTCGAAGCGGTCTAA
- a CDS encoding alpha/beta fold hydrolase — protein sequence MNDQAASVDATRFAELNDGPNTVRIEYRWLNPERIDAPIAVFLHEGLGSIELWKRWPQALCDRLQCRGFVYSRLGYGRSTPRSPNEQWPVTFLHHQARDVLPALLDAVGIDEGERSRMWLIGHSDGGTIALLYASAFPDALAGLAIMAPHVFVEAETVEAIKETRIAYESTTLRDKLRSYHDDVDSAFYGWNDAWLNPAFLHWDITDEIAAIRRPLLAIQGHDDEYASMLQIDKIKAAVPHTRLVKLSQCGHSPHRDASDAVNDAIAAFVTMDRD from the coding sequence ATGAACGATCAAGCAGCAAGCGTCGACGCGACACGATTTGCCGAATTGAACGACGGGCCGAATACGGTGCGGATCGAATATCGATGGCTCAATCCCGAACGGATCGATGCGCCCATCGCTGTATTTCTGCACGAAGGTCTGGGCTCGATCGAGCTATGGAAAAGATGGCCGCAAGCGTTGTGTGACCGGTTGCAATGCCGGGGGTTCGTCTATTCACGACTAGGATACGGACGTTCGACGCCGCGCTCGCCGAATGAACAGTGGCCAGTGACGTTTCTGCATCATCAGGCCCGCGATGTGTTGCCCGCCTTGCTCGACGCCGTCGGCATCGACGAAGGGGAGCGCTCACGCATGTGGCTCATCGGTCATAGCGATGGCGGTACGATCGCCTTGCTCTATGCAAGTGCGTTTCCTGACGCGCTGGCCGGCCTTGCGATCATGGCGCCGCATGTATTCGTCGAAGCGGAGACCGTCGAGGCGATCAAGGAGACGAGAATCGCCTATGAGAGCACGACGCTTAGAGACAAGCTGCGCTCTTATCACGATGACGTCGATTCGGCATTCTATGGCTGGAACGATGCGTGGCTGAATCCCGCCTTTCTGCATTGGGATATCACGGACGAGATCGCGGCAATCCGCCGTCCGCTGCTTGCAATTCAGGGACACGACGACGAATACGCGTCGATGCTTCAGATCGACAAGATCAAGGCGGCTGTTCCGCACACGCGTCTCGTCAAGCTGTCGCAATGCGGGCATTCACCGCATCGCGATGCAAGCGATGCAGTGAACGACGCCATCGCTGCATTCGTGACGATGGATCGCGACTAA